One genomic segment of Chitinophaga sancti includes these proteins:
- a CDS encoding UBP-type zinc finger domain-containing protein codes for MSEICSHITAIKTLKVDEEHVCEECVKIGSDWVHLRTCQTCGATLCCDQSPEKHMTKHFHKTQHPVVISAEPGERWLWCYVDEQFVDY; via the coding sequence ATGTCAGAAATTTGTTCACATATTACAGCGATCAAAACACTCAAAGTTGATGAGGAGCATGTATGCGAAGAGTGCGTAAAAATAGGTTCGGACTGGGTGCACCTTCGTACCTGTCAGACCTGCGGCGCAACTTTATGTTGCGACCAGTCGCCGGAGAAGCATATGACGAAGCATTTTCATAAAACACAACATCCGGTGGTGATCTCGGCAGAGCCGGGAGAGAGATGGTTGTGGTGTTATGTGGATGAACAGTTTGTTGATTATTAA